In the Corynebacterium gerontici genome, one interval contains:
- a CDS encoding heat shock protein transcriptional repressor HspR produces MRESEEVFVISVAAELAGMHAQTLRTYDRLGIVTPRRTRGGGRRYSRNDVELLRTVQHLSQEEGVNLAGIKSIIELKQENARLREELADAQERIERLERTQRASRGELVHVPRSTAVVMWEPRRRRKAQ; encoded by the coding sequence ATGCGCGAGAGTGAGGAAGTCTTCGTTATTTCAGTGGCGGCCGAGCTCGCAGGCATGCACGCCCAGACGTTGCGAACCTATGACCGCCTCGGCATCGTCACTCCGAGGCGCACCCGGGGCGGCGGGCGCCGCTACTCACGCAATGACGTGGAACTGTTGCGTACCGTGCAGCACCTCAGCCAAGAAGAAGGCGTGAACCTGGCGGGGATCAAATCAATTATCGAGCTCAAGCAGGAAAATGCTCGCCTGCGCGAAGAGCTTGCAGATGCACAGGAGCGCATTGAGCGCCTGGAGCGCACTCAACGCGCAAGCCGTGGTGAATTGGTGCATGTGCCCCGCTCGACGGCGGTGGTGATGTGGGAGCCGCGGAGGCGTCGAAAAGCTCAGTAA